GAATCCGGCCACAAGACCGCCTTTCGAGACGTGGAGCTTGTGGCGACGCACGAGCAGGACGGCACCGAGAGCGATCCCTACGAAGAGCTGCTCGGGGACGCCATCATGGGAGAGACGTTCCGTTTCGCGCGGCAGGACTACGTGGAGGAGGCCTGGCGCATCGTCGACCCGGCGCTCCTCGGCGATCCGCCGGTGCGCGAATACGAACGCGGCACGTGGGGACCGAAGGAAGCTGAGACGCTCGTTCCCGGCGGCTGGTTTCAGTGACGGTCGAAGTCCTGGCGGACGCCGAGGCTGTCGCTCGCCGGGCGGCGGATGTGATCGCGGAAGTGGCACGGGCTTCGGTCGCCGCTCGAGGCCGATTTCTGTTCGCGACGAGCGGCGGAGAGACTCCCCGGCGCATGCTTCAGCTTCTCGCGAAGGAAGACATTCCTTGGTCCGACGTGCATCTCTTTCAGGTCGACGAGCGGGTGGCGCCGGCCGGGAGCCCCGATCGCAATCTGACGCAGCTGCTTGAAAATCTGGTCGCGCGCATTGAGCTCCCCCCCGGGCACCTCCACGCGATGCCGGTCGAGGAGACGGATCTGGAATCCGCGGCGAAGCGCTACGCCGCCACGCTTCAGGAAGTCGCAGGCAATCCCGCGACGCTTGACCTCGTGCATCTCGGGCTCGGGGCCGACGGTCACACTGCCTCGCTTGTTCCAGGCGACCCCGCGCTCGAAATTGACGACGCCGATGTCGCGGTGTCGGCTCCGTATCAGGGGTACCGGCGCATGACCCTTACCCTGCCGGCCTTGAATCGGGGCCTGCGCGTCCTCTGGGTCGTCACCGGAGCAGGGAAGGCGGAGGCTCTCGCGCGCCTGCGCCGCGGCGATCGCTTGATTCCAGCGGGCCGCGTTCGGGGCGATCGCACGGTGGTCGTAACGGACACCCCCTAACCTCTCTCTCACGCGCCTCTTGGCGCCTTGCCGCGAATAAGGTGGCACCGCGCAAATTATTGAGATATCTTATCTTATGTAGTCAGATTCAAGATTCACATCCACCCAGCCGAAGTTGCCTGCCAGACACCGCGGGTGGCGCCTCAGGCCGGCCCTGGAATCCAAGCAGGACGGTCGATCCCCGTGAAGGCGGAAATCCCGCGATTACGGGTCCAAACGGCAGAAGGCCTGCGCTTTGTAGAACCAAGTTCTGGAGCGCCCGCAATCGAATCGGCCCGCGTCGCACCCCTCCCTACACCAGTCCAATCGCCATCGGGGCAACGCCCCGCCAGCATCCGCCGCCATGAACGGGCATTGTTCCGATCGTTCGCGTGTGCGGTCGGCTTGGACTAGGAAGGAATCGCATCGTGTCCCTCAAGATGAGCGAGTTTCACGGAATTGAACCGAGCCAGGTCACCACGCTTGGCGTCGCCGGCATCGAGAACACCGATGACCTGATGAAGATCTGGAGCGACAAGGAGAAGCGTGCGGGCCTTGTGGCCAGCACGGGTATTGCAGAGGAGAACTTCATGAGGTTCGCGGCCATGGCTCGCCTTGGGCGCGTGAAGGGGATGGCTCTGCAGCACCTCGACGTCCTCGTCGCCGCCGGAATCGACGGACCGAAGCGACTCTTCAAGTACACGCCGGAGACGCTGGTGAAGCATCTGGGCGAGGTGGCGGCCGAGAAGAAGCTGGCGGGCCCGATCCCAACGCTTCAAGAGATCACGTCCTGGTTTGATAACCCGAAGCCGGAAGCGAACGGGAGACCGGCCTCGAGCCCAACACCCGAAGGGAGCCCAGCGTGACCTACAAGATGAGCGAGTTTCAGGGCATCAATCCGGAACAAGTCGAGAAGCTCCGGGAAGCCGGCATCGAGAACTCGGACGACATGATGCGCGTGTGGGCCGATCAGCCCAAGCGTATCGCGCTCGCGACGCAGACGGGCATCGCTCTTGACCACTTCACGGACCTGGTTGGGATGTCGAGACTCGCGCGCGTGAAGAACGTGGGACCGAAGTACGTTGGCGTGCTCGTGGCCGCGGGAATCGACGGTCCGAGGAGTCTCTTCGAGCACACGCCGGAATCGCTGGTGAAGCGCCTGGGCGAGGTTGCCACGGAGAAGAATCTAACGAGCCCGGTGCCGACGCTGGAGCAGGTCAGGCCGTGGTTCACGGATCAGATCTCGGCAGCCACTGCCGCAAAGTAGCGCGGCGGTGGGGGAGGCGCCGCCTTAGCGACATCTCGATCGAAAGAAGCGCCTCCCTTCTCAATCTCGGCCACGACCGAAAGATCGTGGCCGAGTTCATTTTGCTCGCTTGATCGCCGGAGGCTCGCCAACGCGATACAGGTTGAACGATCGCTCCGACCCCGTCAGGGTTGCTACCCATGAGCCTCGACGACCAGGAACGAGCCCGAGTCCTGACGCTGCTCCGGGCATACGGATGGAACGCAACTTCGTTCCAGGTTCTTGAGCCCGGATTTCGCTACTGGTTCGACGGGGAAGACGCGTGCGTCGGGTACGTCGATACCGGCAAGGCGTGGGTCGTCGCCGGCGCGCCCATCGCGCCGCGCGAGCGCCTCCGGGACGTCGCCCAATCGTTCTCAGCACTCGCCTCCACGGCCGGCAAGCGCGTGGCATTCTTCGGCACGGAGTCGCGCTTCCAGGAAGCGGTCGGATGGCACGGCCTGCGAATCGGAGATCAACCGGTGTGGGCCCCCGAGGACTGGGACGCGACCCTCCAGCGCAGCCGCTCGCTTCGCGAGCAGCTTCGCCGCGCACGCGCGAAGGGGGTGAAGGTCCGGAGGCTCGACGCGGTCGAGCTCTCCCCCGGGCATCCGATGCGAGATCGGGTCGACGCCCTTATCGCACGGTGGCTTCACACGCGCCCGATGGCCCCGATGGGATTCCTCGTTCAGGTGCACCCGTATACGTTTCCCGAGGAGCGGCACTCCTTCGTGGCCCAGCTCGGGGAGCGCGTGGTGGGCTTTCTCGGTGTCATTCCCATCTACGCGCGGGGCGGATGGTTCTTCGAGGATTTTCTGAGCGACCCGATCGCCCCGAACGGCACGGTCGAGCTGCTGATCGACGCGGGGATGCGAGCGGCCGCGGCGAATGGGATTCCCTACGCGACGCTGGGACTCGTGCCCCTCGTGGGCGAAGTCGGTGTCCGCATTCGCGCCGTCCGCCGCTGGGGCATGCTGCTGTTCGACTTCGACGGGCTGCGCGCATTCAAGGGGAGATTCAGGCCCCGCGCCTGGGATCCGATCTACCTCTCCTATCCGCCGGGGGGATCGAGCTGGGGCGCCATCATCGACGCCCTGACCGCGTTTTCGAGGGGCGGGCTCTTGGCGTTCGGCGCGCAGACGTTGCTACGAGGGCCCGCCATCGCCATACGCGTGCTCGCGGTCCTTCTGGCGCCTTGGACGCTTCTGCTATCACTGCCCGTGAGCCGGGCGTGGTTTCCGTCCGAGGCCTCCCGGTGGGGATGGGTGATCTTCGATATCGCGGTGTGCGTCGCCCTGTATCGGTTGAGCGAGCGGTGGAACCGACGGCTTGCGACCGTGCTCGCGACCGCGATTGCGCTCGACGCCGTCCTCACCCTGTTCCAGGCTGTGTTCTACGATCTT
This portion of the Candidatus Eisenbacteria bacterium genome encodes:
- a CDS encoding DUF4332 domain-containing protein yields the protein MTYKMSEFQGINPEQVEKLREAGIENSDDMMRVWADQPKRIALATQTGIALDHFTDLVGMSRLARVKNVGPKYVGVLVAAGIDGPRSLFEHTPESLVKRLGEVATEKNLTSPVPTLEQVRPWFTDQISAATAAK
- a CDS encoding DUF2156 domain-containing protein; the encoded protein is MSLDDQERARVLTLLRAYGWNATSFQVLEPGFRYWFDGEDACVGYVDTGKAWVVAGAPIAPRERLRDVAQSFSALASTAGKRVAFFGTESRFQEAVGWHGLRIGDQPVWAPEDWDATLQRSRSLREQLRRARAKGVKVRRLDAVELSPGHPMRDRVDALIARWLHTRPMAPMGFLVQVHPYTFPEERHSFVAQLGERVVGFLGVIPIYARGGWFFEDFLSDPIAPNGTVELLIDAGMRAAAANGIPYATLGLVPLVGEVGVRIRAVRRWGMLLFDFDGLRAFKGRFRPRAWDPIYLSYPPGGSSWGAIIDALTAFSRGGLLAFGAQTLLRGPAIAIRVLAVLLAPWTLLLSLPVSRAWFPSEASRWGWVIFDIAVCVALYRLSERWNRRLATVLATAIALDAVLTLFQAVFYDLPRHHTPLDLGVILVAVMAPTAATILLWIGRAHRGSVGG
- the pgl gene encoding 6-phosphogluconolactonase, coding for MVSVTVEVLADAEAVARRAADVIAEVARASVAARGRFLFATSGGETPRRMLQLLAKEDIPWSDVHLFQVDERVAPAGSPDRNLTQLLENLVARIELPPGHLHAMPVEETDLESAAKRYAATLQEVAGNPATLDLVHLGLGADGHTASLVPGDPALEIDDADVAVSAPYQGYRRMTLTLPALNRGLRVLWVVTGAGKAEALARLRRGDRLIPAGRVRGDRTVVVTDTP
- a CDS encoding DUF4332 domain-containing protein, yielding MSLKMSEFHGIEPSQVTTLGVAGIENTDDLMKIWSDKEKRAGLVASTGIAEENFMRFAAMARLGRVKGMALQHLDVLVAAGIDGPKRLFKYTPETLVKHLGEVAAEKKLAGPIPTLQEITSWFDNPKPEANGRPASSPTPEGSPA